The window CGTTGCGGAAGACCTTCGGCTCGTTCCATCGTACGATGGCACCGCTGGCGCCGTTGAAGGTGGCAGTGGCGGAGTCCTGGTACTCCGGCGGGAAGGAACGGTCGAAGCCCGATGCCGATGTGTTGTCGAAGGGACCTGCCAGCCTCCACGTACGGACGGCGCCGATACGCCTGTACAGCGAGCGGGCTTCGTCGATACGGCCGCGCCGTTCGGCGATCATCCCCATCTGTTCCAGGGCCATGGCCTGGAGGATGCCTAATGAGTCGGGACGTTTGATCGCATCGCCGAGCAGTTCCAGAATGCCCGACGAGGGATCGTAGACCTGCGATGTGAAGCGGTCCGTCAGAATCGATGCGTAGAGATATGGTGCTCCATCCGGTGCGGATGTGAGGGCTGTACGGAATGCGTTCCAGGAGTCCTTCGAGTTCTGCAGCATGCCATAGGCATAGGAAAGGCCCAATGCGGCACGGACGTCACGGGGATTCTGTGCCAATGCACTCCTGAACTGAGCGATGGCATCCGCTTCCTTGTTCTTTCGCAGGGCCGACCAGCCGTCGTCCGTGGAGTGTGCCGAACATAGGGAAGAAGAAGAGAGGGCCAGGAATACCGTCGTGACCGTCGACAGGACCCACGCGGAACGCATGCAAAATGATCTGGTCATGCAGGAGCGGGGTTATACGCTGGTGTTTGCTATGTTGCGACATACAACAATGTCCACAATCTAGCAATAATGCCATGTTCACGGTAGCCTCCCTCCTCGTCCCGACCGATTTTTCGGAGAACGCCGGCAAGGCGCTGGAATATGCCAAGGAGATCGCACGTTCCACGAATGCCGAACTGCACCTCATCCACGTCGTGGAGCCCGTGGTCTATCCGGCTGACTGGAGCTATGCGCAAGTGGGCTTCGCCGATATCGAACAGGAGCTGTTCAACAATGCGGAGAAGGAGCTCGGCGCTCTTGCCGAGCACCTTCGTGGGGAAGGCTTTACGGTCGTGACCGCCGTACGCCGCGGCCGCGCATCCGATGAAATATGCTCCTACTGTTTGCAACACGGGATCAGCATCATCAGCATCGGAACGCATGGTCGCAGCGGCCTGGAGCATCTTCTGTTCGGCAGTACCACGGAACGTGTGCTCCGCAAGGCTCCATGCCCGGTTCTGTCGGTGAGGCTGGACCAAAAGACGTCGTCGTAATGCCTCTTCTCAAGACTTCCCGTCTCATTACCATCGAGCGCCATATTTCGGAGGAAGGCGCCCTCCATCCGGATGCGACCGGTGAGTTCACGCGACTGCTGCGCGATCTTACCCTGGCTCTTCGCATCGTCGCGAGCGACGTGCGTCGTGCGGGATTGAACGACGTGCTCGGCATGACGGAGAATACCAACGTTCACGGCGAACGCGTGAAACGGCTGGACATCCACGCCAACGAAGTCATCTTCCGTGCCATGGATCATGGCGGCAACCTGTGTGTGATGGCTTCGGAAGAGAACGAAAGCCTGATGCACATTCCCCGCGAATTCCGCTGCGGGAAGTACGTCCTCGTCTTCGATCCGCTGGACGGCTCGTCCAACATCGACGTCAACGTTTCCATCGGTACGATTTTTTCGATCTACATGCGTCTGGATCCCACGTCATCCGAGCCGGGCACACTGGCCGACGTCCTCCAGCCCGGATATCGTCAGGTGGCCGCCGGATACGCATTGTACGGGAGCAGTACCCAACTGGTGTATTCGAGCGGCAACGGCGTCGACATCTTCACGTTCGATCCCACCATCGGCGAATTCCTGCTGACGTTCGAGAAGATCCGCATACCCAGGCGTGGGCGGATCTACTCCGTGAACTCCGGCAATGCCTACAAGTGGAGTCCGCAGCTCCGCGACTACGTATCGTATCTGCTGCGTCCGAGCGACGATGGAATGCGTCCGTATTCGCTGCGATACATCGGCACGATGGTCGCCGACGTGCATCGGACGTTGCACTACGGTGGCATCTTCATGTATCCCGCCGATACGTCGTCGCCCGCAGGCAAGCTCCGTCTGGTCTATGAAGTGAATCCGATGGCCTTCCTTGTGGAACAGGCCGGTGGCAAGGCGAGTACGGGGACGCAACGTATCCTCGATCTCCAGCCGGATTCGTTGCATCAACACGTTCCGTGTTTCCTCGGTAGCGAGGATGACGTGACCGAAGCCGAGGACTTCCTCCGGCGATAGTATAGCCTCTTCCCCCAATAACCTTCCGTCAGGCATACGTCATGAATGATCGCAGATCCTTTCTCAAGACCGCTGCCGCAGGTGCCGCAGCATTGACCGTCGTTCCATCCCTGCACGTCATCGGTGCGGAGCCCGCGCCGTCGGCCCAACACCAGTTGCCGCCGTTGCCCTATCCGGCCGAAGCGCTCGAACCGTACATCGATGCGCAGACGATGCAGATCCATCACGACAAACACCATCTCGGCTACGTGAACGGTCTGAACAAGGCCGAGGAAGAACTGGCCAAGGCCCGTGCCAGCGGAGACTATTCGCTGATCCAGCACTGGTCGCGTCAGGCTGCCTTCCACGGTGGCGGGCACTGGCTCCATTCCATGTTCTGGAAGGTCATGGCGCCCAACGGAAAGGGTGGAGGTGGAGAGCCGACGGGAGATCTCGCGACCTCCATCAAGAACGATTTCGGATCCGTCGACGCGTTCAGGAAACAGTTCAGCGCCGCCGCCAACGCCGTGGAAGGCAGCGGATGGGCGCTGCTCCACTATCGTCATGACGACGGCCGCCTCATCGTCCTCCAGGCAGAGAACCAGCAGAAGCTTTCTTCATGGGGCTCGACCCCCATCCTCGGCATCGACGTCTGGGAGCATGCCTACTATCTGAAGTACCAGAACAAGCGCGGCGACTACGTAACGGCATGGTGGAACGTGGTCAACTGGGGCCAGGTGGCTCAGAATCTCGCTTCCATCCGTCGATAGACGCGACCGTTCGCGTCGGTCAGGATGATGATCTGCGGACCGTTCCATGACGTTCCCGGAGGAATCTCCTGCCCGAGTATCGTATACCTTCCTGCCTCGTGGAGTCGTTCCGGTCTACCGTCGCCTTCGGCGACGGTAGACGCGGGATACCATGCGGTGCGGATGCCGCTCCATACTTCGCGGCGGCCACCGTCGTAACCCAGGGCCCAGAGTGCGATCCCGCGCAGGCCCTTCGCCCTGGCCATACCGTACTTCCGTGCCAGCGACAGACTGTCATCGACCCACGTCTGCGTGAGCGATCCCTTGCGTTCGTCGTTATACCATAGGGTGGACGTCGGCTCATCGAAGATGGTCTGATGGGAAGGTGTCTCCGTCATGGCCGTGGCGAACGTCACGGCCGTAGCGCGTCCCGTCGCCGTGGCCTTCCTGTTCGTGGACGATACGGGCCACCGCCTGCCGTAGAGCGGCACGCCAAGGACGAGTCTGGAAGGGGGGACGCCGGCGTCAAGGTAGGTGTCCACACTGCGCGTGACGCTCAGGTTCTCGCCACCGAGCGGAGCTACAGGGCCGGCCGTAGGACTCGTATCCCAATAGTAGTCGTAGCCCATCAG of the Candidatus Kapaibacterium thiocyanatum genome contains:
- a CDS encoding fructose-bisphosphatase, with amino-acid sequence MPLLKTSRLITIERHISEEGALHPDATGEFTRLLRDLTLALRIVASDVRRAGLNDVLGMTENTNVHGERVKRLDIHANEVIFRAMDHGGNLCVMASEENESLMHIPREFRCGKYVLVFDPLDGSSNIDVNVSIGTIFSIYMRLDPTSSEPGTLADVLQPGYRQVAAGYALYGSSTQLVYSSGNGVDIFTFDPTIGEFLLTFEKIRIPRRGRIYSVNSGNAYKWSPQLRDYVSYLLRPSDDGMRPYSLRYIGTMVADVHRTLHYGGIFMYPADTSSPAGKLRLVYEVNPMAFLVEQAGGKASTGTQRILDLQPDSLHQHVPCFLGSEDDVTEAEDFLRR
- a CDS encoding superoxide dismutase, with translation MNDRRSFLKTAAAGAAALTVVPSLHVIGAEPAPSAQHQLPPLPYPAEALEPYIDAQTMQIHHDKHHLGYVNGLNKAEEELAKARASGDYSLIQHWSRQAAFHGGGHWLHSMFWKVMAPNGKGGGGEPTGDLATSIKNDFGSVDAFRKQFSAAANAVEGSGWALLHYRHDDGRLIVLQAENQQKLSSWGSTPILGIDVWEHAYYLKYQNKRGDYVTAWWNVVNWGQVAQNLASIRR